acatattgttgCCTATCCTTTGTATAGCGAAAAGAGTTTTTGAAGACACTGCTGACATGGAAAGCTTTAGGATGTAAAGGAAAATTTACCTCTTAGCACAAGTATTCGAACAGAACCTCTTTGATCCTCTGAACTGGCTGGCTGGAGCGAGACTTCCACAGTACTCACACTTCAACACTGGAGAGGAAAGGGAAATCAGTATGTAAATATTGGCCATGAGCTGAATCATGTATAATACAGCTTTATGGTATCATACatggtcattaaaaaaaaacagacacttaCATGGAGCTCCGTTCTCTGAGCGGCCAACCAGGGCAAAATCTCTATCTTTGAGGAGTCCAGCAACCTGTCAAGTCAAATCAGTCAGAGACTTTTTTAACATGTAAGAGTGCACAGCCAGTGCCATTCAAATTTAAGTGTTGACTCCAAGTGAGCAGTGTGCTTTCATGTCAGGGAACACTTACAGGGAAAGGCTCAGCTCCCTCCTGGATGACAAAGCCCTCTATGAGATGGGTGAGAACTTGAGGTTTGACCACCGCCTGAGGAACAGGtgctctgtctttgtctccGTGCCCGACTCTTGACAAGGGCAGAGGCAAGGACAGGgtgggaggagaagagaaggcAGCTGCTACAAGAGGAGCTGATGAAGAGTGAAAGAAACAGGGAACAGAATGAGTTTCAACCACATTTCCAGACTTACAGTTACAATATTTATGCTTGATTTAGAGATGACGGTTGATATACCTGAGTCCTTTGTCGGGGCCGGGGATAACGGAGGAGCAGAATCTTTCATCGGTGCTGAGTCTGAAGATTCTGCTGTCATCTCATTTGGTGCATCACAATCAGACTTTCTCTTCAGAGAGCCAATGGCAGGCTTTGTCTAATTGTATTTGGGgtaaaaagcaggaaaaaaaatgattgtatGATGCTTATTCTCACACCAAAGCAGTGTCTACTGTCACTGTTGTCTACAGTTGATCTTACCATAGTTGTGGCACTGTTGTGGGAGACTGCGTTCACATTCCCACCAGCTGTACTGTCCTGGGCTGCACTGTTTCGTGTCTGAGCCAGGGCCACAGCCTGCACGTTTCCTGCTAAGCACTGCCTGGCTCCCACGAGCTGGACAGGAATGTGGGGAGGGTTGTGGCTGTTGCTAGGTGGTGCTGGGAGAATGGGAAGTGGGTGTCGAGGGGGCAGCTGCACCGGTAAGCGCTGTCCTTGTGCCGTCTTGGGCTGGATAGGCACAGGACCTTTGTCTGCCGTTGTGCTGGCCTGTTGTAGGGGCTGCACCACCAGAGTCTGCGTGTTAACGTTGGCTTTTGGGGCCACTGAGCCGATGGGGTAGCCCTGGGTGGAGGTAGGAACATTAGAGGTGGGCACCAGGATCACAGGGGCAGCCGAGGAAGACAAGAGGAGTTGGGAGAGAGGGAGTGCtggggaagaagaggaggaaggagctACAGTAGCAGCAGGAGTAACAGTCATTGCAGCCTGGCTTCCAGCCTTTACAGCCATACTGTTGGCGGTGGACTGCTGAGTAAAGTTGGGTTTGGCcatctgttgttgctgttgtggtTGTACTTGCTGCTGCTGGGGGAAAGTCTGCTGCTGTTGACCAAGAGGAAAGCTGGCGGCATCTTTCCTGTCTGGGAGCTCAGACTTGACAGCAACGACTCTGGGAGTGGAAGCACAGTGTAGGGCTAGATTCTGAACCTGGAAGATAAAGAAAGGACTTGTGAAATGCATTTTATAGTTGTGGGAGGACTATTTGACTCCACTCATCATGTCTCTTTACTGTAAACTATCAAAATATTTAAGACTATCTAACATTAAATAGTCCAGAATTCACATTACAGGTAGGTAATGGTGCTCAAACCTGATCACTGTCAGACTGGGCACTGGCTGTGGTAGGAGCAACTTCATGCTgtggctgttgttgttgttgttgttgctgctgctgctgctgctgctgttgttgctgctgctgctgcggctgtGTCTGGGCAACTGTTGCTA
This sequence is a window from Thunnus thynnus chromosome 10, fThuThy2.1, whole genome shotgun sequence. Protein-coding genes within it:
- the phc1 gene encoding polyhomeotic-like protein 1, which gives rise to MDAGEDQNTGTTNGNPQTSGNSRPPQIAHMSLYERQAVQALQALQRQPNAAQYFQQLMLQQQINSAQLHNLAAVQQATLAASRQSNTPNNSMSQAPTTVNLSTTSAGGTMTNPRPHGPATSATTTALNQSVLLGGNSAGQGQMYLRVNRSLRAPLASQLIFMPGGTATATVATVAQTQPQQQQQQQQQQQQQQQQQQQQPQHEVAPTTASAQSDSDQVQNLALHCASTPRVVAVKSELPDRKDAASFPLGQQQQTFPQQQQVQPQQQQQMAKPNFTQQSTANSMAVKAGSQAAMTVTPAATVAPSSSSSPALPLSQLLLSSSAAPVILVPTSNVPTSTQGYPIGSVAPKANVNTQTLVVQPLQQASTTADKGPVPIQPKTAQGQRLPVQLPPRHPLPILPAPPSNSHNPPHIPVQLVGARQCLAGNVQAVALAQTRNSAAQDSTAGGNVNAVSHNSATTMTKPAIGSLKRKSDCDAPNEMTAESSDSAPMKDSAPPLSPAPTKDSAPLVAAAFSSPPTLSLPLPLSRVGHGDKDRAPVPQAVVKPQVLTHLIEGFVIQEGAEPFPVAGLLKDRDFALVGRSENGAPLLKCEYCGSLAPASQFRGSKRFCSNTCAKRYNVSCSQHFKTSRGRGGAGVAPPPAPTESAARRRGPSRRSSSDINKISSRHLPVKCHSESSRSEDVSSDGEEEEEDDSPSLSPSSSHSCSRAENSAPQSDSSAPGSLPLEGANFLSATPAQWSVEEVCRFISSLQGCEELAAQFLSQEIDGQALLLLREDHLISTMNIKLGPALKICASINSLRE